The Hyphomicrobiales bacterium genome has a window encoding:
- a CDS encoding Drug/metabolite transporter (DMT)-like permease encodes MASAAENRRGIVFMLTAMSLFVVNDVFMKLARETYPAGQAIAIRAGFAVLVGLALVFAARESDRLHMAFRPRVLQRGILEAFSALTFGWSLGLMPLANLTAINMASPLLIVAIAVLLRIETVGWRRILALTIGFVGVLFVVRPGAESFNAAAIVAVISAFLVAGRDLTTRVIGDDVPSTVVSLTTTILVGLVAVAYGLTETWLPVWRLETVYIALAAVLVTIGTFFIISAFRRTDVGVISQYRYAIIVFATVLGYLVWGDVPDLFAFIGVGLIVGSGLYTMHRQRVRPDSNLKLSRKPGA; translated from the coding sequence TTGGCCAGCGCAGCCGAAAACCGCCGCGGCATCGTCTTCATGCTGACGGCCATGTCGCTTTTCGTCGTCAACGACGTGTTCATGAAGCTGGCACGCGAAACCTACCCGGCCGGGCAAGCCATCGCGATCAGGGCCGGTTTCGCCGTGCTCGTCGGCCTGGCACTCGTCTTTGCCGCGCGGGAGAGCGACCGCCTGCACATGGCGTTCCGCCCCCGGGTGCTGCAGCGCGGCATCCTCGAGGCTTTCAGCGCACTGACTTTCGGCTGGTCGCTCGGCCTCATGCCGCTCGCCAATCTCACCGCGATCAACATGGCCTCCCCGCTGCTCATCGTCGCGATCGCGGTTCTGCTGCGGATCGAGACCGTCGGATGGCGGCGGATCCTGGCGCTGACCATCGGCTTCGTCGGCGTGCTGTTCGTGGTGCGCCCGGGCGCCGAATCTTTCAATGCAGCCGCCATCGTCGCCGTGATCAGCGCCTTTCTCGTCGCCGGCCGTGACCTGACGACCCGCGTCATCGGCGACGACGTCCCTTCGACCGTCGTGTCGCTGACCACGACCATCCTCGTCGGCCTCGTTGCCGTCGCCTACGGCCTCACCGAGACCTGGCTGCCGGTCTGGCGGCTGGAAACCGTCTATATCGCGCTTGCCGCCGTGCTGGTCACGATCGGCACCTTCTTCATCATCAGCGCCTTCCGCCGCACGGATGTCGGGGTGATCTCGCAATATCGCTACGCGATCATCGTGTTCGCGACGGTGCTGGGCTATCTCGTCTGGGGCGACGTGCCCGATCTCTTCGCCTTCATCGGCGTCGGGCTGATCGTCGGCAGCGGGCTCTATACCATGCACCGGCAGCGCGTGCGGCCGGATTCGAACCTCAAGCTCTCCCGGAAGCCGGGCGCATGA
- a CDS encoding Bcr/CflA family efflux transporter, whose product MTAVAVKPALAILVAISALQPIALNLPAPATPALTRHFASNYATIQLTLTLFLVAVALTQLVIGPLSDRFGRRPCVNAGVVLFVAGSFLGALAPSTHMLLVARVLEGAGAGAVFALSRAIIRDTASRDEAASQIATVTMVMVVAPMLAPWLGGQIETALGWRAIFWFMTLFGTGVLALTIARLPETAPNIGAQSSLLGVFRAFPDLIRNRGFLLNVAAGTSAAAAFFVFIAATPFIVVETMGRGSDVYGSYFILNALGYMIGNFAMSRLAVRVGTPRMVRLGLMISFVGTGAALALSLSPWWSPLTLFLPLAVNAIGNGLTIPGATAEALSARPELAGSAAGLLGATQLGISAALTVLISWLVTLWPQSMNLLVWLLTTAGLAAVHFVRGRPQAM is encoded by the coding sequence ATGACGGCCGTGGCGGTCAAACCGGCGCTGGCGATCCTGGTCGCGATCTCGGCGCTCCAGCCGATCGCGCTCAACCTGCCGGCGCCGGCGACTCCTGCGCTCACCCGGCACTTCGCCTCGAATTACGCCACGATCCAGCTCACGCTGACGCTCTTCCTGGTTGCCGTGGCCCTGACGCAGCTCGTCATCGGGCCGCTGTCGGACCGCTTCGGCCGCCGTCCTTGCGTCAATGCCGGCGTCGTCCTGTTCGTCGCAGGCTCGTTCCTGGGCGCGCTGGCGCCATCGACGCATATGCTGCTGGTCGCGCGTGTGCTGGAAGGTGCCGGGGCCGGGGCGGTCTTCGCGCTGTCGCGCGCGATCATTCGCGACACCGCCAGTCGCGACGAAGCCGCAAGCCAGATCGCCACCGTGACGATGGTCATGGTGGTTGCCCCGATGCTGGCGCCGTGGCTCGGCGGCCAGATCGAAACCGCCCTCGGCTGGCGCGCGATCTTCTGGTTCATGACCCTGTTCGGCACCGGCGTGCTGGCGCTCACCATCGCGCGCCTGCCGGAAACGGCGCCGAACATCGGCGCGCAAAGCTCGTTGCTCGGGGTGTTCCGCGCCTTCCCCGACCTCATCCGCAACCGCGGCTTCCTGCTGAATGTCGCGGCGGGAACGAGCGCGGCTGCGGCCTTCTTCGTCTTCATCGCCGCGACGCCCTTCATCGTCGTCGAGACGATGGGGCGCGGCTCCGATGTCTATGGCAGCTACTTCATCCTCAACGCGCTCGGCTACATGATCGGCAACTTCGCGATGTCGCGGCTGGCGGTGCGCGTCGGGACGCCGCGGATGGTCCGGCTCGGCCTGATGATTTCCTTTGTCGGGACGGGTGCGGCGCTCGCCCTCTCCCTCTCGCCCTGGTGGTCGCCGCTGACGCTGTTCCTGCCGCTCGCCGTCAACGCGATCGGCAACGGCCTGACCATTCCGGGCGCCACGGCCGAGGCGCTGTCGGCACGGCCGGAACTGGCCGGCTCGGCTGCCGGACTGCTGGGCGCCACCCAGCTCGGAATCAGCGCCGCGCTGACCGTGCTGATCAGCTGGCTGGTGACCCTCTGGCCGCAATCGATGAACCTGCTGGTCTGGCTTCTGACGACAGCGGGCCTCGCCGCCGTCCATTTCGTGCGTGGCCGGCCTCA